The following nucleotide sequence is from Tribolium castaneum strain GA2 chromosome 5, icTriCast1.1, whole genome shotgun sequence.
GTAAATCAGTCTGAACTTAGAAAAATATAAGACAACTTCAATTTTGATCTAATTCGGAGATGTTTCATCCATTTCTCggtaaatttttcgaaaaaaaaaaaaaactcaagaGTTGAAGAATACTAAAGTAACACccattttagtaaaattaggTGACTTTTCggtctgtttttttaaacgtgctaaaaaaagacaaaacgaaataattttagatttaaatttttaattttcggtcacttctagcaaaaaaaatagagaTTTTAGCCCTAAAACATGTCTAAATACTCAAGAAAGGCAgaaataacgttatttttgatcagaatttattgttgtaaaaaatttttgagtattaattaataattgaatcTCTGGTTAAAATATTCTAATTTTTACCTAcctttagcaaaatttttctaaaaaaaatttagttaataTCTCAAAACATGTTTAAATATTCGAAAAACTCAGAATTCACACAATTTTCAGTGTGACTTGGTGAAATTTCGGTTTGTTCATTACAAAATACCAtttggaaaagaaaaaagaatattttactcagctaaatttagaaaattcatAAGAAACTCCAAACACTTGcttagaaaatataaaaataacacactTTGCGaccaaacttttatcttttaagCTTACTATTGATGAAATTTCGCCCAAAAACGtgataaatcgaaaaaaactGACATCAATTCCAAATAAATCAGCCTcgaactaaaaaatataaaataaaaatttcgataTATTCGGTGAATTTTCATCCACTTTTaggtatattttttgaaaaaaacttaatttttaactcaaTGAAAGTCGAAGAACACTAAAATAACACCCATTTTAGTATATGTTTTGGGTGACTTTTCGACTTGTTTTTAAGAGATTTCGCGAAAAATTTGCGTTGctggtgaaaaaaaaaaaaacgaaataattttggatTCAAACTGGTAATTTTTCGGTCTCAAAAAACAGGTTTTAGCTCTAAAACATGCTTAAATGCTCAAAAACAGGCAGAAATAACATTACTTTTGATTAAGatttattgttgtaaaaagttCTTGTGCAATAAATGAATCTCTGGTTGAAATAATCACATTTTCGcgtaaatttttctaaaaaaaaaacttagtttttatctCGTGTACACAATTTTCAGGGATAATTCCTTTATTGGCTGTAAatggaaaaggaaaaaaaatgtttcagtaaatttagtgatttttacaAGAAACTAAGAATGTAAGTTCAAACACGTGTTTACTGGCTTGGAAAAAAACGAgcaaaatcgaataaaataagctaaattaaataaatttcgctttaatttcatgatttttcaGCTAGGAAGCTCAAAAGATAAGAGtaacacaattttatcaataactgTGTTTGctttctgaaatattttccaaaaaactttGGCAAGCACTTTGTTTACTTGTAAATTTATCAAAGGTTTTAAGGAATACCAACTAGGGCCTAAGGTACCAAAGTCATCTACGAGCCCCCATCATAGCCCCCATTCATAATTTACCCTTCTTATTtatgtacaataaaaatggtattttaatataatttttttgctacaaTCTTTTCCATTACGACTTGAGTCAAAAGaggttttgaaattaataaacctGGAAACTGTAGTTAGAACTACCTCCCTAACTTAGAAACCCAAGTATAAGCGCCACAAGTGATACCAAcatgaataattaattatacaaaCTACAGTGTCTTAAAGAGGTGGACTGTTGTTTAATTtaccaattaatttagctctTTGTTTGTGCAACCATTGGCCATGACAGACATCagtttaaatattagttttgGTGATAAAACTATCAATATTATAGTTTCCCATAATACAGAGTGAGCAGCGATAACAACCAGGAAACAGACGCAGTTTAAAGGGCCAAAAACTCACCCGCTTTCTGCACAGCTCCAAAACTATATAAATATTGTCCGTATCCtcgaaaaaactataaaaaccgacaatatttttgtgtttcaacGACTTGTGTATCTGTATCTCCTGAGTCATTTTCTCCTTCTGGTTTTCCTTGACTATCAGCTTTTTCGAGACGACTTTCCCGGCGAACGTTTGGCTGTTGGCCACATTCGTAATTTCGTAGCATTTTGCAAATCCGCCCTAAGAAAAAACGGCCACTATCACATGAACCCATCGACAAAAACAACACTAACCTTGCCGAAGAACTGCCCCTTTTTGTACCTAATTTTCGTGTTCTCGTCGTATATATAGTCGGGAACTACGACATAATCGTCCACTTTCGACATTTTCACTAATTACTCCTAGTTTTATTCACAGTTATTGCGTTTGGTTGGGTTTTTACGGCAAGCATCCACCACGGCTTGAAAAACTTTTGGCAGTTGAGAAGATTTCAAACGCCGGCAGCTGATTGGCTGATTGGACAGGAAAATGGTGGGGAAAAAAGAATTGTCAACGGAAGTGACTACTTGCAGAACGCGATCTCTAACCACCAAACAAAAATAGACCacaataaaatacacaaagTGGTTTATATTGACTCAACAACTTTGGTTTGGTCGATCAAAAATTGGGCCAAACGCTGATCTTGaccgtattttaaatttagtctatCAAAACATTGATTTATGTGTTATGCAACTCACAAAATGCTTCTGCTGAGGGCGTTGCCTAGCTAACAACCtaacaattaatattaaaaaaaaactaaacagaaATTTATACAGGACTGTAGGCCGCGCATTCAGGCAGGGCGAAGGCCTACTCCTAAAATTCTTGTTCTTCCTAGACAAATTTTatacgttttataaaaatttataaaatataaaattttaactttgcGTTGTCTacactttttcaaaaacaccATAAACATGtacgtatttttatttttggggaAGTCAAAACTGCAAAGCGTCATCTGTTATGCAACATCGAATGTGTATGATTTATGAGAACActgttttttcacaaaaaaataaatctggcaattattattactgcaCTTGGTTTTCGAGGAAAAAAAAAGGCACAcgggaaatttattttgacttatttttattagagtttaataataaacgagAAAATGTTTGACGAATACAAAGTGTTCTGTCTAAACTAAGTTTCGGAGTATTGAAAAAAGTACTGAAAGTTTTGATAATAACATTTATCTGAAAATTAGCCTAGAGCCATAGCTCAttgattgaaaatattttcaaaatggcggcaCTTCCGATTGTATCGAAAATCGCtatgaacttttttattagctttttcCTATTCCTAAATTTAGCTATTTTCTAAATAATcagaattttttggaaatttttggatttgcacctttcaCTTCAATAATCGTAAATTCTgctatttttagaattttagaaaCAGTATTTGGCCAATCAAAAACAAAGCCTAAATCTTTccttcagtgtgttcaaaaaagtttacaaaatcCAAAATCTTAACGTTATTTTTGGACAGCTTCTACATGctataagtttttatttcactaaatagaagaaaatttaattctgcaacGATCTGTGTTGGCATTTCTTATGCttatttgtgataattttcaagttatgttaatttttttgacattgctAGCCACAGATATTTTTGCGCAGTTTGACAAAGAAACATTTCATTGAATAAACGATaaattctgttcaaaattttgttttcctttccgttaaaacaaaatgaattCATTGAATTTggatttgaaaaactttgattccATAATTTCATTTACCTACATCCCTACATACAATATCAACAAAAAATCCGCatgaaaactgttaaacaaaagtataggaaaaaatgatggcatttcatttgaaaatttttagttatggGTGTTTGAAGTTCTGCAAACTTAAAAATCTTCTTAAATACTGGAGGTATTCTTTTGggaaaaaaacttcaaaaaaatttgtcttTCAATTAACCATAAAaggatttacattttttttaaacgacaaAGTTAtggatttttgaaaagtaaaaaaaacggctaaattttGGTCTATATAGTTGTactcaaattttcaaatgcttTAATGAGAGTCTATACAGAACAGCCTGTACACTTACATATTAAAATGGtacattttgtgttttaaaatgtcatgtgctttaaaattatcacgtcatttcaaattcttttaaataatgacagacatttttgttttctattttaaatacTACAGTTTTAGCTTTCTTATACtaagaaaaacaataaaaaactaaaatttaaaataaaaaaatattgtccaTTAAACACAGAAGGCTTTATCTTTTACTTCTTgccttattttataaaaggcaattaatttatatgttattttaataattagcataaaaacacttaatataataaataaaaaaataatagataaataatataataaattaataagtaTAGCTTTATTTCTTGGGAACTTACAACAGTTGCAGAAAACGTCAATAggcaaacaaacaaacaaatatacaattaatatattttgatATCCCcgatattagaaaaattaagaaatatttctttatatATTGTGTAATATAAaacctaaacacaaaaaataaataaaaaacaatgacctcttataaaataaagcaagaataAAAAGATAAGGCCCCTTGTATAAagcttttttaagttatttaatttattttttgtttttttttttggtgtttttatatttctttatatttatttgtatattttttatacttaccagAAAGATAACGATGTATGCttttacgtattttgtaaaacGATAATCAAAAATGTCGTTTgacaattaacaaaattaaaagtgatgtCACAAATGTCAGTATGATGTCAAAaagtagtatttaaaaaataaaatcgacctgttcaagtatttttttcaaaaatgactaataacaaatactgatataatttttgtgcGTCTGTATATTGAGTTTGAAAGTTCCTACACATCTTGTGTCACACgtcaaactaaaaattaaatgttgccTACTCAGTCCCTTTCTTCATCTCGACCTTCTTCTTGACTTTAATACTAGTCTACATTTAGATTTACTTGGCCcttctacaaaataatgtgCCCTTTCTGTAGTTAAGAGCTAGCTACGTCCCTGTTTAATACAACAAACAAGGGGCCGTACACACCACGTGCTTGTCTCCTCTCCAATCGAGGATTTTCTGCAAGCACCGGGGCGCCAACGGGTTCATTCCCAAATACGTGAAATTGGCCTTAAAAGCTTGGTCGAGATCACCTCCcacgcatttaattttattgtgcaACAGATTCAAATAGAAAATCACTTCGGTGTCGGCCAGAAGACTCCCGTCCCAGCTCTCCAGCTCGTTAAACGACAAGTTCAAAGTGTCGAAACGCTTAAAACCTCTGAAGGCGTTCGGAGAAATCGTCTTGattttattgccacttagAGAAATCCACTGCTTCTTGTCGCTGTACAGATTCCTGAAGACTTCCTCTGGGAGGTCCCCAATCTGGTTGTTGGCCAAATTCAATTGGTACAAATTCGGAGTGCGGTGAAACCAGTTTGGGTCGTACTTTGCCAGTTTATTACTCGTAAATTTGATGTTGACTAGCTGGGGCATGTTGTCGAAGGCGTCTGACGCAATGGTTGTGATCCTGTTATTCGACAAATCCAATTCTTTGATATTTGGGTGGCCGGTAAAAACATTGGAAGGAATCGACTCAAGGTGGTTGAACGAGAGGAAGAGACGTGACACGTTTTGCAAATTATCCAAAACACCTTCAGGAAGTTTCGACATTAAGTTCGACGACAGTTCCAGTAATTCCAATGAagagttttcaaaaatgttggGGAAGTGCCAGAACTTATTTTTCCGCAACAAGAGGGTTTTCAACTTGCACTGATTGTTGAGCAACTTTGGGTGAAGCACCGAAATGCGGTTGTACGACAAATCCAACACTTGCAGCTCGGGGAGTTTGTCCAAAAGGTGCGCCTCCAAGTCCTCCAAATTGTTATGAGACAGAGACAAAACCCTCAAACCGGTTAAACCCCCAAAGGGCTCGATTTTCGAAAGGAAATTGTAACTAATTTCGAGTTTTTCCAAAGACACGTTACAGAAAATCCCGCTCTTGAGTGTTGTCAAATTGCTGTAAAACACCTCCAAAGCCTCCAGAGTCAAGTTTTTGAAGGCTCCCGGCTTGATTTCGGTTAATTCGTTTTCGTGGAAGTAGATTTGTTCCACGTTCGAGATGTTTGAAAGTGAGTTTTCGTACAAAATGGGTATTTCCCCCGTTATTGCGATTAGGTCGAGCGAGGTGTTGGGGAGGTGCTGTTTGAGGCTGTTTGAGGACACAATCACTGCCAGTTCTTCCTCCGCACTTTTCCAAATTGTCACATTTTCAAACGTTGTTTCACTCGGTTTAGCACCGGATATTAGACCGAAAGTTAAAAGAAACGCTTCGAGACGCATTATTGTGAGGAATAAACGCGATATTAGGAAAAGTTCTTTTAAATGCACTTTTATCTCGTCCATAATGAGTTTGTTTTCGTCGCTTATCTCGCGCGACCTTCATTTCTGGCAATGCAACACGgtttcaaaaatcataattattGCCGGCGttacttgaaattttttttgaaaaaattcagacAATCACTCTAGAAACTCGTTTGTAATTGAAGTAAATGACCTCTGTCTTGTTGTTATTACCTTGTTATCTTGAGCATATAAAGCAGTTTAATTACAcaaattgtataaattaaaGGGCAAGTCTTGATGTTTTCATAaaagataattaattaattttgcataaagttgaaattaaaacaaaatcataAAAGCACTTTATGCTTGAAGTGCGTATAAGTAGCTTATAAGCAACaatgaatattaaatttaattaaactcgaaacacAATTCTTGTTTCCTCGTGAATTTAAGATCAGATAATTTCCGAATTCgttaacgaaaaaattatttgtgaaaaataaactCTATACAGGCTGGTCTAGCCCAGCTCTCGTCTTCTGTAATTcacttattattaaagttggagttttgcagattttattaatgttacttaaagttatttaaaaatattgtcataTACAGGAAGTTCGTTaacaattttctgaaaataattttgatgtaacatttttagtttttgatttattgagaaaaatcaaatttttgtagtttttgtatttaattttttaatcgaaaATCAAAAGAACTACACTTTAAAGTAACTTattcttcaggcacttttctacaagaaatctaaatctgttattgccttttccaaggcgttcttgatgtcagacttggtgtcaactttattttttttttatagacgacatattttaaacttgtatttttgtatttttgaaagttataagctgtttcaaaactataaaaacgccaacgttgcattttaccgaagtatattttttaaataagattttaaaaaatgtaaaataattattaatgattaaatttctcattgaaagtataaattactttAGCTATTATTCTTTTAAAGTGCacgaataatttattatttataattttataattataattttatattata
It contains:
- the LOC103312929 gene encoding leucine-rich repeat-containing G-protein coupled receptor 5 gives rise to the protein MDEIKVHLKELFLISRLFLTIMRLEAFLLTFGLISGAKPSETTFENVTIWKSAEEELAVIVSSNSLKQHLPNTSLDLIAITGEIPILYENSLSNISNVEQIYFHENELTEIKPGAFKNLTLEALEVFYSNLTTLKSGIFCNVSLEKLEISYNFLSKIEPFGGLTGLRVLSLSHNNLEDLEAHLLDKLPELQVLDLSYNRISVLHPKLLNNQCKLKTLLLRKNKFWHFPNIFENSSLELLELSSNLMSKLPEGVLDNLQNVSRLFLSFNHLESIPSNVFTGHPNIKELDLSNNRITTIASDAFDNMPQLVNIKFTSNKLAKYDPNWFHRTPNLYQLNLANNQIGDLPEEVFRNLYSDKKQWISLSGNKIKTISPNAFRGFKRFDTLNLSFNELESWDGSLLADTEVIFYLNLLHNKIKCVGGDLDQAFKANFTYLGMNPLAPRCLQKILDWRGDKHVVCTAPCLLY